A region from the Afifella aestuarii genome encodes:
- a CDS encoding [protein-PII] uridylyltransferase — MSVTETELRSAIDLDFSRYADLPIDPERLAEVFRAPLAEGDPARSDARAQLLAGLKAALGEARAKVREDLEEDGKGVRAAQRLSTFFDAMIVALVDFGGLVYPASNPSSAERLTVAAVGGYGRGTLAPGSDIDLLFLFPYKSTAWSESVTEFVLYMLWDLGLKVGHGTRTVTESIRMARQDMTVRTALLEARFLCGEDSLFKDLQERFNKEVVAGTAPEFIASKLAERDSRHARIGTSRYLVEPHVKEGKGGQRDLQTLYWIGKYVYQTHAGGEALVEAGLLSRAENRLFRKCDDFLWAVRCHLHFITGRAEERLSFDLQPELARRLGYTRHPGLKAVERFMKHYFLVAKDVGDLTRIVCAALEERQQKKEARLNRLLRTFKVRRQEAAFLGDFYVENNRLRERDEAVFTRDPVNLIRVFHYAAEGSHAFHPDTVRLITKSLRLIGPDLQNDPEANRLFLSILCSGENTEVILRQMNETGVLGKFLPEFGRIVAMMQFNMYHHFTVDEHLIRTIGTLAALESGRLTEDLPLCTDFLPEIADKTVLYVALLLHDIAKGRVEDHSIAGARIARKVGPRLGLTAHQTETVAWLVEQHLTMSITAQSRDLADRRTIMDFAKVVQTTERLKLLLIVTVCDIRAVGPGVWNGWKGQLLRTLYNETELILTGGHSKIARNERIARARAELSAKLSDWPQEERERLLELHYPAYWLRTALEDQVRHAEFIRRTGDGNRPFAHEVTVRDFEAVTEISILTPDHPRLLALMAGACSATGANIVDAQIFTTTDGRALDTIVVSRAFEADADERRRAERVAALIEQALAGHVHLPDMLAKRREGPAKQDAFTIEPDVKIDNSLSDRFTVIEIACLDRIGLLYDLTRVIADLSLDIASAHIATFGERAVDTFYVTDLLGQKITAQARQKRIRRELVAIIEGAAADAAALAAS, encoded by the coding sequence ATGAGCGTGACTGAGACCGAACTCCGTTCTGCGATAGATCTCGATTTTTCCCGCTACGCGGATTTGCCGATCGATCCCGAGCGATTGGCCGAGGTGTTTCGTGCGCCTCTTGCGGAAGGCGATCCCGCGCGGTCTGATGCTCGGGCGCAGCTTCTTGCCGGGCTCAAAGCCGCCCTCGGCGAGGCGCGCGCCAAAGTGCGCGAGGATCTGGAGGAGGACGGCAAGGGGGTTAGGGCCGCACAGAGGCTTTCGACCTTCTTCGACGCCATGATCGTGGCTCTCGTCGATTTCGGCGGCCTTGTTTATCCGGCGAGCAATCCTTCTTCCGCCGAGCGGCTCACGGTTGCCGCCGTCGGCGGCTACGGCCGCGGCACGCTTGCGCCCGGCTCCGACATCGATCTGCTGTTTCTGTTTCCTTATAAATCCACCGCCTGGTCGGAGAGCGTGACGGAATTCGTTCTCTACATGCTGTGGGATCTCGGCCTCAAAGTGGGTCACGGAACCCGCACGGTGACCGAATCGATCCGCATGGCCAGGCAGGATATGACCGTGCGCACGGCGCTTCTGGAGGCGCGCTTCCTCTGCGGCGAAGACAGCCTGTTCAAGGATCTACAGGAGCGCTTCAACAAGGAAGTGGTGGCAGGCACGGCGCCGGAATTTATCGCTTCCAAGCTCGCAGAGCGCGATTCCCGGCATGCGCGCATCGGCACATCACGCTATCTGGTCGAGCCGCATGTCAAGGAAGGCAAGGGCGGCCAACGCGATCTGCAGACGCTCTATTGGATCGGCAAATACGTCTATCAGACGCATGCCGGTGGCGAGGCGCTCGTCGAAGCTGGCCTCTTGAGCCGCGCCGAAAACCGTCTCTTCCGCAAATGCGACGACTTCCTCTGGGCGGTGCGCTGTCATCTGCATTTCATCACCGGCCGGGCGGAGGAACGCCTCTCCTTCGATCTCCAGCCCGAGCTCGCCCGAAGGCTCGGCTACACCCGGCATCCCGGGCTCAAAGCCGTCGAACGCTTCATGAAGCACTATTTTCTCGTGGCGAAGGACGTGGGCGACCTGACGCGCATCGTCTGTGCGGCCCTCGAAGAGCGCCAGCAGAAGAAGGAGGCGCGCCTCAACCGTCTCCTGCGGACGTTCAAAGTGCGGCGGCAGGAGGCCGCTTTTCTCGGCGACTTTTACGTCGAGAACAACCGGCTGCGCGAGCGTGACGAAGCCGTCTTCACCCGCGATCCGGTCAATCTCATCCGCGTTTTTCATTATGCTGCGGAAGGCAGCCACGCCTTTCACCCCGATACGGTGCGCCTCATCACGAAGTCGCTGCGCCTGATCGGGCCGGATCTGCAGAACGATCCGGAAGCGAACCGTCTTTTCCTTTCGATCCTCTGTTCGGGAGAGAATACGGAGGTCATTCTGCGGCAGATGAACGAGACCGGGGTGCTCGGGAAGTTCCTGCCGGAGTTCGGCCGCATCGTCGCGATGATGCAGTTCAACATGTATCACCACTTCACGGTGGATGAGCATCTGATCCGCACGATCGGAACGCTCGCCGCTTTGGAAAGCGGGCGCCTCACCGAAGATTTGCCGCTGTGCACGGATTTCCTGCCGGAGATCGCAGACAAGACGGTGCTCTACGTGGCGCTGCTTCTGCACGACATCGCCAAGGGACGGGTGGAAGATCATTCCATCGCCGGGGCCCGCATTGCCCGAAAGGTCGGCCCGCGGCTCGGTCTCACCGCCCACCAGACGGAAACCGTCGCCTGGCTCGTGGAGCAGCACCTCACGATGTCGATCACGGCGCAGTCGCGCGATCTTGCCGATCGACGCACCATCATGGACTTCGCCAAGGTGGTGCAGACGACGGAGCGTTTGAAGCTGCTCCTGATCGTCACCGTCTGCGATATCCGGGCCGTTGGACCGGGTGTCTGGAACGGCTGGAAAGGCCAGCTTCTGCGCACGCTCTACAACGAGACCGAGCTGATCCTGACCGGCGGCCATTCCAAGATAGCCCGCAACGAGCGCATCGCCCGCGCCCGCGCCGAGCTCTCCGCCAAGCTTTCAGACTGGCCACAGGAGGAGCGCGAACGCCTGCTCGAACTGCATTACCCGGCCTACTGGCTGCGCACGGCGCTGGAAGACCAGGTCCGGCATGCCGAGTTCATCCGCCGCACGGGCGATGGCAACCGGCCTTTCGCTCACGAAGTGACGGTGCGCGATTTCGAGGCTGTCACCGAGATTTCCATCCTGACGCCCGACCATCCGCGGCTGCTCGCTTTGATGGCCGGGGCGTGCTCGGCGACGGGTGCGAACATCGTCGACGCGCAAATCTTCACCACCACGGACGGTCGCGCACTCGATACCATCGTCGTCTCCCGCGCTTTCGAGGCGGATGCGGATGAGAGGCGGCGCGCCGAGCGGGTCGCAGCCCTGATCGAACAAGCGCTGGCCGGCCATGTGCATCTTCCCGACATGCTCGCCAAGCGGCGCGAAGGTCCGGCGAAGCAGGATGCCTTCACCATCGAGCCCGACGTCAAGATCGACAATTCTCTCTCTGACCGGTTCACGGTGATCGAGATCGCCTGTCTCGATCGCATCGGGCTTCTCTACGATCTGACGCGGGTGATCGCCGATCTCAGTCTCGACATCGCCTCCGCCCACATCGCCACCTTCGGCGAACGCGCGGTCGATACGTTCTACGTGACCGATCTTCTCGGCCAGAAAATCACGGCGCAGGCGCGCCAGAAGCGCATCCGGCGCGAACTCGTTGCCATCATCGAAGGCGCTGCCGCGGATGCGGCGGCCTTGGCGGCCTCTTGA